The region CCAGCACCGCGCCGAGCGTGGGCATCCGGGTGTCCGGCAGCGGCACCTGCGTGAGCGCGAAGCGGTCGTCCGGCCGCTGCGGCAGCCGTACGCCGACGTCGAGGGTCCGCAGCTGCGGCAGCGTGAGCGCGACGACCGGCCTGCCGACGTACGGGAACATCTCGTCCCCCGGCGTGGCCATGCCGGTGTCCGCGCTGGTCACCGGGGAGACGTGCAGATCGTGGGTGAGCACGAGCTGCCCGTCGGCCGACATGGCGACGTCGAACTCGAGAGCGTCGACCCCGAGCTCCAGCGCGAAGGCCAGGCCGGGCAGCGTGTTCTCGGGCCGCAGCCCCCGCGCTCCACGGTGCCCGTGCAGCTCAACGTATCCGTGCACAGCGGCGTACCCTACCGGCCCGCCGGGGTGACGCGGGTGATCCCCCGGTTTCGGGCGCGTACGCCACGAACAATCAGATAAGCGGGCGAATCTGGATGGTCTGGGTGCGGCCGGGGCCCACGCCGATGGCCGAGATCGGGGCGCCGCTCATCTCCTCCAGCGCTCCGACGTACGCCTGCGCGTTCGGCGGCAGGTCCTCGAACGTCTTGGCGCCGGTGATGTCCTCCTGCCAGCCGGGCAGTTCCTCGTAGACCGGCGTGGCGTGGTGGAACTCGGTCTGCGTCATGGGGATCTCGTCGTGGCGCGTGCCGTCGACGTCGTACCCGACGCACACCGGGATGCGCTCCAGCCCGGACAGCACGTCGAGCTTGGTCAGGAAGAAGTCGGTCACGCCGTTGATCCGGGTGGCGTACCGCGCGATGACCGCGTCGAACCAGCCGCAGCGGCGGTCGCGGCCGGTGGTCACGCCGTACTCGCCGCCCGTCTGGCGCAGCCACTCGCCCTGCTCGTCCAGCAGCTCGGTCGGGAACGGCCCGGAGCCCACCCGTGTGGTGTACGCCTTGAGGATGCCGATGATCCTGGTCAGCCGGGTCGGCGGGATGCCGGAGCCGGCGCAGGCGCCACCGGAGGTGGGGGAGCTGGAGGTCACGAAGGGATAGGTGCCGTGGTCGATGTCGAGCAGCGTGCCCTGCCCGCCTTCGAGCAGCACGACCTTGCCCTCGTCGAGCGCCCGCGAGAGCACCAGCGAGGTGTCGGCGATGTGCGGGCGAAGCCGCTCGGCGTAGCCGAGGTACTCCTCCAGCACCTTCGCCGGGTCGAGGCCCCTGCGGTTGTAGATCTTGGTGAGGATCTGGTTCTTCTCGCCCACCGCGGCCTCGATCTTCTTGCCGAGGATGCCCGGGTCGAGCAGGTCCTGCACCCGGATGCCCATGCGGTAGATCTTGTCGCCGTACGCCGGGCCGATGCCGCGGCCGGTCGTGCCGATCTTGGACTTGCCGAGGAACCGCTCGCTGACCTTGTCGATCGCCTTGTGCTGGGGCATGATCAGGTGCGCGCTCGCGGAGATCAGCAGCCGCTCGCAGGAGATGCCGCGCTCGGCCAGCCCGTCGATCTCGGAGAGCAGGACGCCCGGGTCGACGACCACCCCGTTGCCGATCACCGGTACGACGTCCGGCGAGAGCACCCCGGTCGGCAGCAGGTGCAGGGCGTACTTCTGGTCGCCGATGACCACGGTGTGACCCGCGTTGTTGCCGCCCTGATAACGGACGACGTAATCGACGTCACCACCGAGCAGGTCGGTGGCCTTCCCCTTGCCCTCATCGCCCCACTGGGCACCAACGAGAACGACAGCCGGCATGGTCAAATCTCCCGAACCACGACGAAAGCCCCTGACGCAAGCGCGGCAGGGGCCTCTTGCACACAGAGACTACCCGAGGGCCGCGCCGGCGGTGAACGGCGTCTTAACTCGCGAGACGGAGCCTCGTCGGCCCTCGGATGCCGCTGCGTTCCCGAGTCACGCCCGAGTCGTGCGGGAGCTCGTCAGGAGGCGGTCGCGAGCGCCTCCGCGGCGGCCGTGCTGCTGTCGCGCAGGAACTGGGCGCAGCGCTCGGCCTCGTCCTTCTCGCCGATCGCCTGGGCGGCCCTGGCCAGGGCGTTCAGGCAGCGCAGGAACCCCTGGTTCGGCTCGTGCTCCCACGGGATCGGGCCGTGGCCCTTCCAGCCCGCGCGGCGAAGCTGGTCGAGACCACGGTGGTAGCCGGTGCGGGCGAACGCGTACGAGGTGACGGCGTGGCCGGAGGCGAAGTAGTCGTCGGCGAGCGCGCCCCAGGCCGCCGGGTAGGCGGGGAAGCGCGCGGCCACGTCGGCCGCCTTGGCGCCCGACTCGAGCATCTGCCGCGCCTCGGCGTTGTCGGGCAGCAGGGCGGGCGGCGGGCCGGCGAGGAGGTTCTCGTGCGTTTCCATGGGGACAGTTCTACCTGCCGAACACCCCGAGGGGTATGGTCCCGCCGGTGGGAACGGAAGATCGATACGAGAATGATCTTCCGATCCCACCGGGTACGCCCGCTACTTGAGCTTGGTGCCCGCGGACTTGAGGTGCTGGCAGGCCTCGACGATGCGCTGCGCCATGCCGCCCTCGGCGGCCTTGCCGTACGCGCGCGGGTCGTAGGCCTTCTTGTTGCCGACCTCGCCGTCGATCTTCAGCACGCCGTCGTAGTTGCGGAACATGTGGTCCACGATCGGGCGGGTGAAGGCGTACTGCGTGTCGGTGTCGATGTTCATCTTCACCACGCCGTACGAGATCGACTCGTGGATCTCCTCCATGGCCGAGCCGGAGCCGCCGTGGAAGACGAGGGCGAACGGCTTCTCCTTGCCGTACTTCGCGCCGACGGCCTCCTGGATCTCCTTGAGCACGCTCGGGCGGAGCTTGACGTGGCCCGGCTTGTAGACGCCGTGCACGTTGCCGAAGGTGGCGGCCACGATGTAGCGGCCCCGCTCGCCCAGGCCGAGGGTCTCGGCGACGGCCAGCGCGTCCTCGGGCGTCGTGTAGAGCTTCTCGTTGATCTCGCCGACGACGCCGTCCTCCTCGCCGCCGACGACGCCGATCTCGATCTCCAGGATCACCTTGGCGGCGGCGGTCTTGTCCAGCAGTTCGCTGGCGATCTGGAGGTTCTCGTCCAGCGGCACGGCGGAGCCGTCCCACATGTGCGACTGGAACAGCGGGTCCTGGCCACGCGCGACGCGCTCGGCGGAGATGTCCAGCAGCGGGCGGACGAAAGAGCCCAGCTTGTCCTTGGGGCAGTGGTCGGTGTGCAGGCCGACCGTCACCGGGTACTTCTCGGCGACCACACGGGCGAACTCGGCGAACGCCACCGACCCGGTGACCATGTCCTTCACGGTGGTGCCGGACAGGAACTCAGCCCCTCCGGTCGACACCTGGATGATCCCGTCGCTCTCCGCCTCCGCGAAGCCACGCAGCGCGGCGTGCAGGGTCTGCGACGAGGTCACGTTGATCGCCGGGTACGCGAAGCCGCCCGCTTTGGCGCGGTCGAACATCTCGGCGTAGACCTCTGGAGTCGCGATAGGCATGCGAAGTCATCTCCTTCTGACGGTATGCGGCGTGGCCAGTATCCCGAAGGCCGCGCCGATCCGGAAAGCCGGGCCGGGTCGAGGCCGCCGAAAGCCGCGGTCATTCCGCGACTCGGGTTTTCCACAGCCGTTGTCGCTTCTCAGTCTCATCTCATCACGGACAGGTAGGCTCGCCCCGTGGACGTGCTCTTGGACCTTCTTGACCCGAAGTGGTGGCTGGGGATGCTCGGCGCCTTCGCCACGATCGGCGTCATCGCCATCGTGTTCGCGGAGACGGGGCTGCTCGTCGGGTTCTTCCTGCCCGGCGACTCGCTGCTCGTGACCGCTGGAATTTTCAGTACCGCCGCGGCGGCCCAGGGGTTCGGGATCGCGCCGCTGTCGCTGCCGACCCTGCTGATCGGCGCGCCGCTGGCCGCGATCGCGGGGGCACAGCTGGGTCACTTCCTGGGCGTGAAGGTCGGCCGGAGGATGTTCGACAAGCCGGACTCCCGGCTGTTCAAGAGAGAGCACGTCGAGAAGGCGGAGCACTACTTCGAGAAGTTCGGCCCCGCGAAGGCCGTGGTCGTCGCGCGGTTCATGCCGATCGTCCGCACCTTCATGAATCCCGTGGCCGGCGTCCTGGAGATGGACGCGCGCCGGTTCTTCGTCTGGAACGTCGTCGGCGGCGTCGCCTGGGTCGAGGCGCTGCTGCTGCTCGGCTACTTCCTCGGCAAGAGGGTCGACGGCATCGACAGGTACATCCTTCCCGGCGTCTTCGTCGTCATCCTCCTGTCGATCATCCCCATCGTGCGTGAAGTGATCAAGAGCCGCCGGGCCGCCGTCGTCGTGCCGAAGGGCCGCCACCACGCCGGCGCGGAGCAGCGGAACCACCCCGGCGTCTGACGCGCGCCCGACGATGTGCGCCCGACGATAAATGACAGCTCAGCACTGAATTTCCCGCACAACCGCTACTCTCCGGGATGTGGGACGCCACAGGTCTGATCCCCTCGGAATCGCGAGGCTGGCACTCGTCGGCCTGGCGGTCGTGCTGCTGCTCGCCGTGATCGTCATCGGCGGCAGGGCGCTGTTCTCCACGTTCGGATCAGGAGCCTCCGGGGAGCCCGCGGCCGTGGCGTCCTCGTCCCCGGCGGCCCGGCCCTCCGCGGCGACGTCCCCGCCCCGCGTGCCCACCGTACGGGTGGTGTGCCAGGCCGACCGGTGCCCGGTGTTCGTCCGGGTGCCGGGCGGCGACGTGCTGGTCGACCGGGACCTGGCCCGGGGCGAGCAGGCGTCCTACTTCGACCCCGAGCTCGACGTCGTCCTGGACGACGTGAGCACGGTCGAGGTCTTCGCGAACGGGACCGCCAGGTCCCCCGGGCCGCCCGGCGAGCGGCGGGCGTTCAGTGTGACGCGATCCCCAGGTCCGTGAGCGTGTAGGCGGAGCGGTAGGGCACCCCGGTCGCCGCCAGCGCCTCGTCGCCGCCCCGGTGCACGATCGTCGCGATGCCCATGACCTCCGCGCCCGCCTCGCGCAGCGCCTCCACGGCGGTGAGCACCGACCCGCCGGTCGTGGTGGTGTCCTCCACCGCGAGCACCCGGCGTCCGACGACGTCGGGGCCCTCGATCCTGCGCTGCAGGCCGTGGGCCTTGCCCGCCTTGCGGACGACGAAGGCGTCGAGCGCGCGGCCCCGGGCCGCCGCCGCGTGCAGCATCGCCGTCGCCACGGGGTCCGCGCCCAGCGTCAGGCCGCCGACCGCCTCGTAGCCGAGATCCTCGGTGAGGTCGAGCATGACCCGCCCCACCAGGGGCGCCGCCACGCCGTCGAGGGTGATGCGGCGCAGGTCGACGTACCAGTCGGCCTCCTTGCCCGAGGACAGCACGACCCGCCCGTGCACGACGCCCTTGTTCTTGATCTCGTCCAGCAGCTTCTCGCGGTCACTCATGGGCCTCAGCGTACGGCCGGCCCGGTGGGAAGGTTCGCAGGGGCCGACGGCTACGGAGAGTAAAGGCCGGGCTGCGGTTTAGCCAGGACGCGGACTGCGGAATGATTGGCGATGCAACTCATCGTAATCGCGAGGTCGCAATGCGTAGACAAGTCCGGCTTACCGACGTGGAGCTGCTCGAAGCCGTCCGGGGAGGCGACATGGCGGCGTACGGAACGCTCTACCGGCGTCACTCCGCCGCCGCCCGGTCCCTGGCCCGGCAGCTCACGCAGAGTGAGGAGGCGGCCGAGAACCTCCTCGTCGAGATCTTCGCGAGGCTGCTGGAACTGGTGCGGTGCGGCGGCGGCCCCGCCTCCGCCTTCCGGCCCTACCTGCTGGCGTCGCTGCGCCGCTACGCGGCCACCGGGGTGGTCGACCTCGCCGACGGCGACTCCCTGTACGTGGACCCCGAGCTGAAGGGGCTCGAACGCGCGCCGCTCGCCCGCGCCTATCTCTCGCTGCCGGAGCGCTGGCGCATGGTGCTGTGGCACGTAGAGGTCGAGGGAGCCGGCCCGGCGGAGGCGGGCCCGCTGCTCGGGCTCTCGGGACGGGCGGCCGTCGAGCTCACCGGGAGGGCCCGCCGGGCGCTGCGGGAGGCGTACGTGCGGCTGCGCCTGGACGGCGGCCCGCGCGAGGAGTGCCGGCCGATCCTCATCACGATCCTGCGTTACATGGAGAACGGCCTGCCGAAGCAGGAGGCCGCCGACGTCGACGGGCACGTCGCCGAGTGCATCGACTGCCGGTCGGTCTTCCTGGAGATGGTGGACCTCACGCAGGGGCTGCGGGACGTCGTCGGCCAGCTTGTCGCGGGGCCGGCCGTGGACGACTACCTCGCGGACCTCGCCGCGCACACGCGGCACGACCAGGCGCCCGGCGGGGAGGGCAGGGCGGGCGCCCTGGCCGGCCTGCGGGCCGCCTACGACAGAGCCGGGGTCTCCGTGCGGAGCGCCTGGACGGGCGCGGTCGCGGCGCTCGGGGCCACCGGCGACCGGGTGCGGACGCCCCTCGCACGAATGCCGGCCCTCGTGGGAAGCGTGCCGGCGCCGTACCGCGCGGTGCTGGGCGGCATCGCCGTGGCCGGCCTGGCGACGGTGGCCTTCCTGCTCGTCGCCGAACCGGCGGGCGTGCTTCCGGTGAACATCTCAGCGTCGCCGGGCCGGACGGGCGAGCCGGGCGGAGCCCCGGACCGGCAGGGACCCGCCACCGGCACATCTGGCACTGCGGGCATTCCCGGCACACATGACACTCCCGGCACGGCTCTCGCACAGGGAGCGGCGCCGGACGAGCCGGTCAGTCGCGCGACACCGGCCGGGACGGTGGCGATGCCGGAGCCGGCCCGGCCGGACGGCCCGGTCCTGCCGCCGCGAGACGGCCGAGGGCACGCCGGGTGGCCTCCGCCTTCCCGCCACTCCTCCGATGCCCGGGTGAACGCGGGGCACGCTCCCGCACAGGAGGGCCGCTCCTCGGTCCCGGAACGGCAGCGGGTGCGCCGGCAGGTTCCTCGTGCGCCGTACAAGACGAACCGTGAACAGGGCCACTGGGAGGCGCACGAGCAGTTCCCCACCCGCCAGGAGGTGCGGCAGCGGGTTCCCGGGCAGGCCCGCGCCGACGTGCGGGAGCACGCCGTGCGGGAGCACGCCGTGCGGGAGCACGCCGTGCGGAACCACGACATGCGGGATCGCGCCGGACGGCGCATCCGGCCGGGCGGCGAGAAGACGGGGAAGCGGCACGTCGCGCGGATACCGCACCCCGGCGCGGCCGGGCCGGTCGTCGCCATCGACCCGCTCGGCGCCCTGCTGCGCGGGCAGCCGGGGCTCGTCGCCGTACGGCTGCGCAACGCGGGCGGCGCAGCCACGGAGGGGCAGAACGCGGACGGGGAGAAATCAGAGGGGGAGAACGCGGACGAGGAGAACGCGGGACGGGACGAGGCGCAAGGGGAGGGCGAGGTCGTCGCGACCGTGACGCTCCCGCCGGGAGTCAGATTCGTGGCGCGGAGCCGGTACGGGCGGGCCGG is a window of Microbispora sp. NBC_01189 DNA encoding:
- a CDS encoding adenylosuccinate synthase, whose product is MPAVVLVGAQWGDEGKGKATDLLGGDVDYVVRYQGGNNAGHTVVIGDQKYALHLLPTGVLSPDVVPVIGNGVVVDPGVLLSEIDGLAERGISCERLLISASAHLIMPQHKAIDKVSERFLGKSKIGTTGRGIGPAYGDKIYRMGIRVQDLLDPGILGKKIEAAVGEKNQILTKIYNRRGLDPAKVLEEYLGYAERLRPHIADTSLVLSRALDEGKVVLLEGGQGTLLDIDHGTYPFVTSSSPTSGGACAGSGIPPTRLTRIIGILKAYTTRVGSGPFPTELLDEQGEWLRQTGGEYGVTTGRDRRCGWFDAVIARYATRINGVTDFFLTKLDVLSGLERIPVCVGYDVDGTRHDEIPMTQTEFHHATPVYEELPGWQEDITGAKTFEDLPPNAQAYVGALEEMSGAPISAIGVGPGRTQTIQIRPLI
- a CDS encoding DUF3151 domain-containing protein, encoding METHENLLAGPPPALLPDNAEARQMLESGAKAADVAARFPAYPAAWGALADDYFASGHAVTSYAFARTGYHRGLDQLRRAGWKGHGPIPWEHEPNQGFLRCLNALARAAQAIGEKDEAERCAQFLRDSSTAAAEALATAS
- the fbaA gene encoding class II fructose-bisphosphate aldolase, producing MPIATPEVYAEMFDRAKAGGFAYPAINVTSSQTLHAALRGFAEAESDGIIQVSTGGAEFLSGTTVKDMVTGSVAFAEFARVVAEKYPVTVGLHTDHCPKDKLGSFVRPLLDISAERVARGQDPLFQSHMWDGSAVPLDENLQIASELLDKTAAAKVILEIEIGVVGGEEDGVVGEINEKLYTTPEDALAVAETLGLGERGRYIVAATFGNVHGVYKPGHVKLRPSVLKEIQEAVGAKYGKEKPFALVFHGGSGSAMEEIHESISYGVVKMNIDTDTQYAFTRPIVDHMFRNYDGVLKIDGEVGNKKAYDPRAYGKAAEGGMAQRIVEACQHLKSAGTKLK
- a CDS encoding DedA family protein, which produces MDVLLDLLDPKWWLGMLGAFATIGVIAIVFAETGLLVGFFLPGDSLLVTAGIFSTAAAAQGFGIAPLSLPTLLIGAPLAAIAGAQLGHFLGVKVGRRMFDKPDSRLFKREHVEKAEHYFEKFGPAKAVVVARFMPIVRTFMNPVAGVLEMDARRFFVWNVVGGVAWVEALLLLGYFLGKRVDGIDRYILPGVFVVILLSIIPIVREVIKSRRAAVVVPKGRHHAGAEQRNHPGV
- a CDS encoding orotate phosphoribosyltransferase produces the protein MSDREKLLDEIKNKGVVHGRVVLSSGKEADWYVDLRRITLDGVAAPLVGRVMLDLTEDLGYEAVGGLTLGADPVATAMLHAAAARGRALDAFVVRKAGKAHGLQRRIEGPDVVGRRVLAVEDTTTTGGSVLTAVEALREAGAEVMGIATIVHRGGDEALAATGVPYRSAYTLTDLGIASH